ATGATTTCTAAGATCAACATTCAATCTGTTGGATTCAGATATACTTCGGCTATAGATGATTGCACCCAGACAATTATATATTACGACTTTCGAATCTCTTTTCAGGTCGATCTGAAAATACCCATTACTTGGGTTTGGCGAAATCTTAATTTCGTCCTTTTCCGGATATTTTTTTATGCCCGTGGTGATAGTATCTATACTGAAAACACTTTTTAGAGCAGAATACATCTTATACCAACCTGTTGAGTCACTCCTGAACTTTGTACGCTCCTGTTCAATATGAATAAATCTTCCATCACAGGATGAGGCATTTTCATAACAAGGATCAGTGCTCTTGTTGATCAATCTTCCCTGGGTATTTGTGAAAGCTGTCAATCTTGTCCAGTCCAGATCAATATTTGCTAATTTAAACGTAATGGATGGATCATCCTGCAAGAATGCTTCTTCAATTAATGAAAGATAGTCGATGGAGGGAGTGATCCTCGTTCCATTACTCATAATCAGATCAGGATCACCCGAGTCTTGAGCAAATCCATGAAGTTGTAAAAAAATACTATTGTCAAATTCATTAAAAAACGCTTCGGTAGTTTTTTGAAAAACAGAGTTGCTATTGTGGGCATTGTCTGAGATTCGGTAAGGCGACGATGGGCCACAAGCTGTTGTTGTACCCGAACATTCCGAATATTCTGAATTATTACAACGATGGGTTCCGCTGATAAAAAGTGCCCTTGGAATTAATCTCTTAAAACAAAATATCGCCTGATATCCGGTTTGTGAATCATAAACAGGATGGGGTGCCTGAATAATCAAATTATTCCGTAATGGATTAATACTAATAACGTAAGTACCCCAATAATGGATCTGTGAACTATTTTCCTTTATGACATAAAACCGATTGTTCGATGCTATTGTTGTATCCTGAAAATCAATAATCTGATAATTTAATGAAGCAGCCAAACCATTCGCCGATTCAATATTCCCGTCAAAAATGGCATCCATCATATTGCCCCACGAATTTAATTGAGCCACAGTTGGAGCCTGATAATCATTACCGTTGCTACCCGGCAGACTTTCAACCATTTCATTCAAATAGACTTCAATATTGCCTTCAATGCTTTGTCCATATGAAAAGCTGAAAAGCAAACAAACCAAGAGTAGGACAAGAATCTTTTTCATTTTATGATGATTGAATGTTCATTAACCTTTGAATAAAGCAATCTTCTATTCATTTTTAAGTAGTCGGCAGTTTTTGATTGATTATAATTATTGATTTTTAATGCTTCGGTCAATAATTTCTTTTCAATATCTGCAATTATACTTTTAAACGAATATTTATCATTTAAGTATGATTGTAAAGTTGCATTGAGATTGGTACGTCTGTTTGTTTCGTGAGGTAGTTTATCAATTCTGATAATATTATCGGTTGTCATAATAGATGCCCTATGAATGGTATTTTCCAGTTCGCGCACATTTCCGGGCCAATGATAATCGAGTATGTTTTGCAAACTATCCTCCTGCAAAATCAGTTTTTGAGTGGGGCTATACTTTTGGAAAAAGTAGTCGATCAACACATGGATGTCATCCGGGCGATCCCTTAATGGAGGGATATTGATCCGGGCAACATTAAGCCGGTAATACAAATCTTCCCTGAATCTTCCTGCCTTAACTTCATCTTCAATATCCTTATTGGTGGCTGCTATAATCCTCACGTTTACCTTTAAAGGTGTAGTACCCCCGACTCTGAAAAAAGATTGTCCTTGTATTATTCTGAGCAGACGAACCTGCAATGACGGTGGCATACTATTCACCTCGTCTAGAAAGACCGTTCCTTCATTTGCCAATTCAAAAAGTCCCTTCCGTTGTGATTCGGCCCCTGAAAATGATCCTTTCTCATGACCAAAGATTTCACTCTCAAGCAATGATTCAGATAAGGCACCACAGTTAATTTTAACATAAGGTTTGTCGGTCAGATGAGAATGTCGTTGAATGGCATCGGCTATGAGTTCTTTACCGGTCCCGCTTTCGCCTTGTATAAGCACGGAAGCATCAGTTGCAGAAATCCGACCAATGGTTTTAAAAATCTCCTGCATTTTTGAATTCTTCGAAATGATCTTAGAACCCTCTTCTGACTTAGAACTGGAAACCTTAGAACGCAGTTGCTTTAACTCTTTAAGCAATTCACTATGCTTAAGCGCTCTTTCGATGATCATGATAAACTCTTCCAGCTCGAAAGGTTTTTCCATATAATCAAAAGCACCCAATTTCATCGCTTCAATTGCTTTTTCACTCGTTCCATAAGCGGTAAGCATGATACAAGGTAACTCAGGATAATTATTTTTCGTGAGCTTCAAAACCTCTAACCCGCTCATATTTGGCAGATTTATATCCAGAATTAAAATGTCCAATGTTGTACTTTCGATCATATCAATGGCTTCTTCACCTGTTTTCGCTTCTAACAGTGAATATCCTTTCATCGAAAGTAGGTCAACAATATTCCGACGCATGGAAGCCTCATCATCTACAATTAGTATTTTCTTCTCGTTATCCATAATTATTTTTTAAACCAATTGTTGCTTTATTGGAAATAAAATTGTGCATTTAACACCACCCTGATCAATGTTTTCAAAAAATATTTCTCCATTGTGGGCTTTTATGATTTCATAAGAGATGGGCAAGCCCAATCCAACACCGGAGGGTTTAGAGGTTACAAAGAGTTCAAACATTCGATCAAAAATATGTTCAGGAATACCTTCCCCTGTATCAATAAATTCAATCATTAAGCGATCGTTTTCAACCGATTTGATATTGATTGTTATTTTCCCTCCATTCGGCATAGCCTCCATCGAATTAGCAAGGATATTAATAAAAACCTGTTGAATAGAGTTTGGATCCGCTTCGATGAATGGATCATCATTATCATTGATGACAAATTCAATGTTTGAATTTTCTTTTTGTATTTGGAGTATATTGATCGTTTCTCTTATTTGATCAAGAAGATTTATATTAAACATTGTTTTATTGATAGGCTTTGAGAATATTAAAAGCCGCTTAATTAAATTTGACAAACGATTTGTTTCATTCACAACAAGTTCCATGGCATCTTCAGTGATCAGTTCTTGTTTGTTTCCCGAAAGTTTCTGCTCTTTCAATAGTTGTTGCCATATTTGAATTCTGGTTTTGATAATTGCCAGTGGCGTACGAACTTCATGTGCAACACCTGCCACAATGCGCCCAATGGATGCCATTTTTTCTCTTTGCAGGAGTTTAAGTTCCAAACTGCGTCGCTGATGGTTTCCAGATTCTAACTTTTCCAATGTTAAATTAATGGATGAAACAATTTCCCTAAATAACTTTTCTCTATTTTGTAATCGATAATTTGGATTTAAATGTATTTTTTCCAATTCATTGCGAATAGATTGAATATTTTCTCTCAGTTGATAAGTAAACCAAAGAACAAATAATAAACTAATGATTAAAATAACTGCGGCAATATTTACCACATTTTGTAATTTAATAAGCGGTAATTCCCTTTCAATATGAATCCGCACCCAAATGGTCCCAACTGTTTTATTTTGAAACTTAACGGGAATTGTCATTAATGGAAACACTGCCGGATCAAATCCATGTAACTCTAAAAGGTAACTATTCTGAGCAATGCTCTTTAAGCATTGTTCCCTGATGATATTGTATGATCGGGGAGGTGGGCCGTAAACGGGTATTGGTGGATTGCTAGTGGGATAAGCGTAACCCAGAAATTTATCAATACCATTAAAATAAAATCCACCTTCCAAGCCTATATGCTCTGACAAAATTTCTTCTGTTATTTTGGTAAGCGTAATATCCATTTCATCCTGTTGGGTTGGAGGTAATTCAGCCATCGAAAAATAGGAATTATTGCCAAAATCCTCAATGTTCTCTTTGGAAATCATTAATAATTCCCTAGCGGTTGCATTACATAAAACCGAATTTTTGGCTATGGTTTTTTTGTGCCAATTATTAATGACGTTATATGATATCAGAACCAGAGATACTAAAATTAGAGTGAACAGAACACTGTTTTTCTGATATTTTCTTTTGATTTTATTGTTCTCAATTTTCAACATTCGCTCCACCCTTTTTATGATTTGCAATTGTTTGATGAACAAAAATAATGCTTTTCAACTTTAAAACAGGTCTAATACTTTTTGATAATTAATCAGTGCTAAAGAAGCAGCGATTGATTGTTCTTTAAGAATACCGGAAATTGATTGTACGCTTTCGTCATTGATGTTTACTTTTGAAACCACATGAATATCAATCGCAGTATTGATAAATCTATTTTCGAATTTTTTATTTAATAGAATCTCGGCCATTTGCACATTGGGATTAATGATGGCCAGAGGTTCAATTTCTGAATAATTAAATGCTTCAGTCCATATTTTTTTCGAGTAGCCAAAATGGGTACAATTTAAACTCGCGTAAATGCTATCTTTTGGGTAAGTACCCTTTGCAAGCGCCTCATCTACGTATGACATGATAAGAATTTCTGTATCCTCCCCTAAAGGATTATTCTCTATGTAATTTTGCAATTGAGGGCAGGCTTGTGACACAATCCGTGCATTTGAAATACCTTGTTCAACCAGTTGAGAACGATAGCTGTCTTCTTCGATGGTAGTTTCGGTGCCAAAAATTAATACTTTTGAATTTGCATTTTGATCCAACTTCTTTTTGATTTCTAACACGCCAATATCAACAATCCCGATTATTGGGATGATGGCAGTTTTTGCAAAATTGGTTTCTTCATAAATTGTTGACAGCGTGTTGCAGGCAATTAGAATTAAATCAGGTTTATATTTTTTACTTATTCCATTCAAGACCATGTTGAATGTTTCGACTTTTTCATTTCGATTTGTAAGCGCATTGTAGCCTCCGGTTTCATTGAAAAGCGCATTTGCAAATACTAAGTTGATTTTTGCAAAATGCCCGGAATTTCGCATATTTTTTTCCATCTCTGCCAAAACAGAAAGTCCACCTAAACCTGAATCGGTTATTACGACGGTGATACTATCTTTTTCGAATAATGAGTTGACAGAAGTAGTTTGAGCCTTCGTATTTGAGCAAAGAAGAATTAAAAAAAGGGTACTGATTAAGAGATGCTTTTTCATTTCTTTAATGATAATGAGTTAGTGTGGATAAATACTTCTATTGGCTTAATAAGCCCTATGAGTCGTTCTAACTCATAGGGCTTTCTTAACCTTTTATTAATAAAAAATGATGCCACTGATTCTATTCAGGAATGATGGTCTGCCTTCAAATTAATTAAAGCTTAAACATCCTAAATACATAGCTCATTTGTCTTTGATCAAGATTAAATCCACTAAACACATTGTTTACTGAAAAATCCATAATTTCTGATTATTGTCAACGATTACAGGACAATTAGGGTTGTATGAAATTTCAGTTTGCGGATAAGGAAACCTTGCAGGAATCGGACCGGCACCGGCTACAGGTGTAAGTGCAGGGTATCCCGTTCTTCGATAATCATCGTAAGGCACCACGGTCGAGTACATTGCCAGATATTTCTGCTCGATAATTTTTTCGAGTGTAATAGTAGTGGCATCCTCAATATTGATATTTGTATTCAGCCAAGTGGTATTAGCGTTTCCGGTAACTGCAAGTACCGATGAAGCGACTGCGGCTTTATAGGCAGCGGCAGCTCCTGCAGCATCAGGAGAGGCTTGCTTAAATAAACATTCTGCTTTTATAAACTGCATTTCGGCATATGAACTTAACACAACCGGTGCTGATGCACTGTTATTATAGGTTCCGAGTGTTGATGCGCTTGTAATTTCCGAACCTGCCGGACTTCCTACATATTTTCCACTTAGTGCTTTAGCATAGAATGATAATCTGGGGTCAGAAGTTGCTGCAAGTTTATCAATAAATGTTTTACACATTTTTATGTCATTTTTATATGAAGATACAGTTGCATACTGATACATCGGCCCTGCTTCTGTATTTGCTGTCCCAAAGTTCATTACAAACTTATCAGAAGAGCCAAAGGAACTGTTGACATAAGCAATTGCATTAGTGTAGTCCTTTTTGTTAAGTGCATATCTTGCCCTGATTGCATTGGCCGCTTTTATCCATGATGTTTTATTATTACTGTAAATAATATCCCCGGCAAGTGCAGTGGTGTTTGTTGTTGAACCAAGGTCCGTGATTGCTTGTGCCAGGAGATCATCAATTGTAGCATAGATTTCTTGTTGCGTGTTATAAACAGGTGTTATTAATCCCTCATCACCTTGAAATGCTTCAGTATATGGCAAATCTCCAAATAAATTCGTTAGTGTTCCAAGGCTCAAAGCCATACATACTTTTGCAACACCTGCATAATGTGGCGAATTTGCTTCTGCTGCTTTTTGAATGATCTTAGTTGCATCCATCATTGATTGGTAATACAATCTCCTCCATAAGTCATCAACATCAGTAGGTCCCAAAATATAATTTGCTTCCCCGGCTGATTGTCTTGCAACACCATTCAGTTGCTGCATAAAAATATTGGTGGTTTTAACAGCCCTGATCCCTCCAAGTTGATAGGACATTGAGAGCTCCATCGTTGGAACCAACAAATCCATGGGCACATCTGATGGAACATCCGGATTAATATTCATTTTCGGATCTATCCATTTTTCACATCCGGTAATAAACAAAGTGAATATTACCAGAAATGCTATATTTAATTTATATAAACTTTTCATGTTTTTATTTTTATAGGTTACAATTGATTATTTTAGAATGTAAGTTTTATACCGAAAAGATACGATTTAGCTGCCGGGCTTGCGAAATAATCAAAACCTTGTCCGTTTGTAGCTCCATAAACACTGACTTCAGGATCACCCCCTTTATAAGGAGTTGATACAATTAAATTGTTTCCGGTAGCATAAACTTCAAGTCCTTGTAATTTCAATTTTGAAAGCATTGCTTTATTAAAGGTATAAGACAAGGTAAGCTCTCTCAACTTAACCCAACTTGCATCTTCAACTGCCTGTGATGCGGCACCTCCACTCGTGAAACTATTTTCGCCTCTGTACCAGCTTTGATCTTTTATTACTTCGGTTGTGTTAACTACACCGGTGGATACAACATTACCGTTTGCATCTAAATGCCCGTAAACACCTTCGAAAACGGTAGGAGTTGATCGGTCAAGCGTTTCAATGGTTTGTCCGTAATAGTTCAAATTGAATCTGGTTCCGTTGTTCACATATCCACCACTTTTGATATCAATCAATGCAGTTAACTCAAAACCTTTATAAGTCAAGGTATTATATATATTCATGGTCCAATCAGGATTTACTTTACCCAGAGGTACAGTGGAGGTCTTATTTGTCCATGGGAATCCATCAGGATGGGTATCCGTCGGATCATCATTAATTAGAATATTGCCGTTAGCATCGCGATACCAATCGAATCCGTAAATAGTAGCATAATCCTGTCCAACAGCAGCATTAATCTGTGCTTTGGTATCGCCGTTAAGTGTTACATAGCTAACATCTTTGGCTAAACCTGTTACAGGGTTTTTCATTTTTGTGAAATTTAATCTTATATCCCACTGAAATTCCTTGATTTTTACCGGAACTGCATAAATACTGAGTTCAATTCCTTTGCTTTCCATTGATGCAGCATTTAGATACATATTTGTATAACCTGAAGCGGCAGCAATGGTAACCGGAAGAAGCAGGTCGATGTTTTCATTAAAGAAATATGACACATCCAATCCAATTCTATTTTCCAAAAATTTCAGTTCGGTCCCGATTTCAAAAGAAGTCTGGGTTTCATGTCTTAAATTTGGATTGCCAACTGTGTTTCCTACTGTATATCCTGCTGTTCCTAAGAAAGGGAAAGAAATTCCGGCGGTATAATAATCATCCGCGCTTCCGGAACCATAATAAGAAGAAGTCCTGTAAGGATCAGCTATATTAGCGGTTTTCGCCCATGAAGCCCTTAATTTTCCAAAAGTAAGTATTTTGTTATCCTTCAGTTGAGGTAATTCAGAAAACAGGAAAGATCCACTAAAGGATGGGAAAAGTGCTGAAAGATTATCTTCAGGCATGGTTGTTGACCATTCGTTACGCAGTGTAGCTCCGAAGTAGAGCATATTCTTATAATCAATACTCAGATCAGCAAATATTGCAGCGGTCCTATATTCGGTTGTACCATTTCCTGCAGTCTGTTTGCTTGTGTTATCCAGATTATATAAACCCGGTATGGAAAGATCGGCGGTATAAGCAGTAAGGTACCTATAACTTTGTTGGTACATGTTCTGTCCAAGATTTAAATTAAATCCCAAGTCTTCATTGATTTTCTTCTTAATACTTAAGATCAAGTCCGAATTAAACATCATATGATGTTCTGACCGCTCCCTCAAATAACCTTTCAACCTGCCCTGACTGTTCCAATTTGAAATTTCCTGAAATCTTCTTTGGTACCAATCAACCCCTACATTGTAGGATAAAGACATCCAGTCGTTAAATTTTGCTTTTAGAAAAGTATTACCGACAAACCTGTCGTTAATATCTTTAAAAAATTGTTCATATACGGACCAGTAGGGATTATTATAGGTTCCATTAACTCCGGTATATGTTCTTTGAGTACCATCTTCAAGCTTATAACCAGCAGCATTATTAAATGTTGCTGGTGTTCTGTACAGGCCTATTCCTATACCTGAACTGGTTCCACCTTCTCTGATTAGGTTATTGATCGTGTGTGAGTACATCACATTAGCGCCCGTACTGACTTTTTCGGTCAGTTTTGTTTCAGCATTTAGCCTGATGGTCGTTCTGTCAAAATCATTATTTGGGGCAATCCCTTCTTCATTCAAATTTCCAATGGAGAAGTAATAGGATGAATTATTATTGCCTGCCTCTATACTAATATTGTTATTGTACGAAACACCTGTTCGGAAAAATTCATATTGGTCAAATGTTTTTACAGGCTCACCGGTTGCATTCGGATGATTTTTACTTACAATAGCACCATCAACATCAAGCAAAGGATTTGCCCAATCGACTGTTTCTCTCGAATAGCTAGTGGTATCCAATAATGGACCCCAAGCACCGTTGTATTTACTACGCCAGCTTCCATTTAATCCTTGTCCGTATTTATCTTGCAATTCGATATGCTTCCCAAGTTGCTTAAATCCCACTGAAGAGTGAAGTTTAACTTTCATTTTTTGGTCAAGGGCTCCCTTTTTGGTTGTTATTACAATAACCCCATTGGAAGCCAGCAGTCCATAAAGCGCTGTTGCAGCACCCCCTTTTAGTACGCTTAAAGATGCAATATCGTCGGGGTTAAGGTCAATACTTCTCGATGATGTATAATAACCCGACTGACCCGTACCACCCCGATAAGAAGGTTCTGTGCTTATTGGCATCCCATCGATGACAAATAAGGGTTGGTTGTTTCCGGTAAGTGAAGCAGCACCCCGAATAGTCATATAAGATGCAGCTCCTGCATTACTGGATGAACTGGTAACCTGGAGCCCTGCAGCCTTTGCCGCGAGTGAGGATACAATATCACTATTGCCCCTTTTATCTAACTCCGACCCACTCACTTCCTGGACTGTATATCCTAGTGCCTTTTTTTCACGTGAAATACCAAGTGCCGTGACAACAACCTCATCAAGATTGATGTCACTCGGTTCCATAACTACATTTAGAACTCCACCTGTAATTGTAATTTCCTGTGTTTTCATCCCAATAAAAGAGAAAACCAGGACAGTAGATCCAACCGGGACATTCACAGTGTATGAACCATCCTGGTTGGTTGTCGTTCCTTGCGCTGTTCCTTTTACAGATACGTTAACACCAGGAATTGTTCCTTCCTTGTCGCTAACTGTACCGGTAACGATTGTTTGAGCGTAAGCCTGCATTCCGAAGAGCGAAAAGAATGCCAGAAATAAGATTAAATTTTTCATAAGCTTCCAGTTTTAATTTGTTTTAAGGTAAAGGTTATATTCATTAATTTAAAGTTGGTTTATCGGTTAAGTTTTCATTTTCCGTGGTACTGATACAATTAAACAAAATAGGCTAACCAGTAAGGTGATTGAAAGTATGGTTTTATTGGTACGTTTTTCATTGAAAAGCTTGTTTGAGGCTGAATATTGAATCCCGGGAGAAATATCCATTTCGTATCTATTAGCCAATTCTTTAATATTTAAAAGATTAATGACCGGAATGCCCATCGCATTGATTTCCTGAATTACACCCCTATCCTTATCATCGCATAACGTGATATTTTTGTTAAACCCATTCGGAATGGAAACAGCATGGGTACAACTTCCTAATGCAGCCTGATTACCCCCAATATTTATGAGTAATGAAATATTATTTGATACAAACAGATCAACCCGATCCGTTATGGCCTGAGTTAGATTTTGAGGCGAGTATAGTGTTCGGTCATTTCTTTTCGCTGCATCTTCCAAAAACACATTCCCTTCTTCACTCAGCCCTGACCCGATATCATTTTCGGCTCCTTTTGAAACAATTTCAGAATGATATTTCAAGCCACCATCATCAATTAACCAGTTTTCCATATCAATCCATGTGGCTGTCTCCTGATTGGCACCATACGATGAAGCACCCAGAGAACTTGTAATGACCGCCCCAAGGTTTAAAGTCTGCAAAGCTGCCAACGCAGCAATAGATAGTGAAGGAAAAGATCCGGATAAAATGACACCTACTTTAGCGCTTTCTTTAATACCCGCTTTCTTTATCAATCGTACAATTAAAGCAGAAAAGTCAGGGTTCGTTGAAATCTCTTTGGCATTCAACGAACCTAATGTGGTTGTGATCGTTGTGAAATCGTTACCCAATAAAAAGCTGTAAGGAATGTTTGAAACTGCGTCCGAATGAATCCCTCTGTTCTCCTTTTGATTCTTTATGATACCGAACCATTTTTTGGTAAGATCGACTGCCTGATGCATTTCTTTTTCATACACACTGTTCTTGTTTGTGGTAAACAAAAAATTTGAAATCATGAATCCTATCAGCAAAGTGCTGAAAACAATCAATAACCTAATATTTAGAGAAAGGTTTCTCATAAAAATTGGGATATTTGATAGGTTAACAAACAAACAATGCCAAGCGAAAGCAAGGTTGGCACTATTCTTTGACGGGTCATTTCGCTGGCAATTAACCCTGGAATGATATAGCCGATTGATTGCAGATCGAACTTAATTGCACTTATTGGCTGAATGTAGCTATCGATTAATAATTTGAGTGCAAAACTTAAAAGCAAGGCAAGCAGTAATTTTCTCCTGCCATAAATAATGAGATGTTTGGAAAGGGTTCTAATAACAATTAAAATAATTAATGACAACAAAATGGTCATTGCGATTTTTTCGGGCTGATAAATGTAAAGTGCCAGGTAGGCAGGCGCAACAACTCCACCCGGAGATATTCCTACCAATTCATAAAAGA
The nucleotide sequence above comes from Bacteroidota bacterium. Encoded proteins:
- a CDS encoding sigma-54 dependent transcriptional regulator, whose translation is MDNEKKILIVDDEASMRRNIVDLLSMKGYSLLEAKTGEEAIDMIESTTLDILILDINLPNMSGLEVLKLTKNNYPELPCIMLTAYGTSEKAIEAMKLGAFDYMEKPFELEEFIMIIERALKHSELLKELKQLRSKVSSSKSEEGSKIISKNSKMQEIFKTIGRISATDASVLIQGESGTGKELIADAIQRHSHLTDKPYVKINCGALSESLLESEIFGHEKGSFSGAESQRKGLFELANEGTVFLDEVNSMPPSLQVRLLRIIQGQSFFRVGGTTPLKVNVRIIAATNKDIEDEVKAGRFREDLYYRLNVARINIPPLRDRPDDIHVLIDYFFQKYSPTQKLILQEDSLQNILDYHWPGNVRELENTIHRASIMTTDNIIRIDKLPHETNRRTNLNATLQSYLNDKYSFKSIIADIEKKLLTEALKINNYNQSKTADYLKMNRRLLYSKVNEHSIIIK
- a CDS encoding aspartate/glutamate racemase family protein, with the translated sequence MKKHLLISTLFLILLCSNTKAQTTSVNSLFEKDSITVVITDSGLGGLSVLAEMEKNMRNSGHFAKINLVFANALFNETGGYNALTNRNEKVETFNMVLNGISKKYKPDLILIACNTLSTIYEETNFAKTAIIPIIGIVDIGVLEIKKKLDQNANSKVLIFGTETTIEEDSYRSQLVEQGISNARIVSQACPQLQNYIENNPLGEDTEILIMSYVDEALAKGTYPKDSIYASLNCTHFGYSKKIWTEAFNYSEIEPLAIINPNVQMAEILLNKKFENRFINTAIDIHVVSKVNINDESVQSISGILKEQSIAASLALINYQKVLDLF
- a CDS encoding SusD/RagB family nutrient-binding outer membrane lipoprotein codes for the protein MKSLYKLNIAFLVIFTLFITGCEKWIDPKMNINPDVPSDVPMDLLVPTMELSMSYQLGGIRAVKTTNIFMQQLNGVARQSAGEANYILGPTDVDDLWRRLYYQSMMDATKIIQKAAEANSPHYAGVAKVCMALSLGTLTNLFGDLPYTEAFQGDEGLITPVYNTQQEIYATIDDLLAQAITDLGSTTNTTALAGDIIYSNNKTSWIKAANAIRARYALNKKDYTNAIAYVNSSFGSSDKFVMNFGTANTEAGPMYQYATVSSYKNDIKMCKTFIDKLAATSDPRLSFYAKALSGKYVGSPAGSEITSASTLGTYNNSASAPVVLSSYAEMQFIKAECLFKQASPDAAGAAAAYKAAVASSVLAVTGNANTTWLNTNINIEDATTITLEKIIEQKYLAMYSTVVPYDDYRRTGYPALTPVAGAGPIPARFPYPQTEISYNPNCPVIVDNNQKLWIFQ
- a CDS encoding SusC/RagA family TonB-linked outer membrane protein; amino-acid sequence: MKNLILFLAFFSLFGMQAYAQTIVTGTVSDKEGTIPGVNVSVKGTAQGTTTNQDGSYTVNVPVGSTVLVFSFIGMKTQEITITGGVLNVVMEPSDINLDEVVVTALGISREKKALGYTVQEVSGSELDKRGNSDIVSSLAAKAAGLQVTSSSSNAGAASYMTIRGAASLTGNNQPLFVIDGMPISTEPSYRGGTGQSGYYTSSRSIDLNPDDIASLSVLKGGAATALYGLLASNGVIVITTKKGALDQKMKVKLHSSVGFKQLGKHIELQDKYGQGLNGSWRSKYNGAWGPLLDTTSYSRETVDWANPLLDVDGAIVSKNHPNATGEPVKTFDQYEFFRTGVSYNNNISIEAGNNNSSYYFSIGNLNEEGIAPNNDFDRTTIRLNAETKLTEKVSTGANVMYSHTINNLIREGGTSSGIGIGLYRTPATFNNAAGYKLEDGTQRTYTGVNGTYNNPYWSVYEQFFKDINDRFVGNTFLKAKFNDWMSLSYNVGVDWYQRRFQEISNWNSQGRLKGYLRERSEHHMMFNSDLILSIKKKINEDLGFNLNLGQNMYQQSYRYLTAYTADLSIPGLYNLDNTSKQTAGNGTTEYRTAAIFADLSIDYKNMLYFGATLRNEWSTTMPEDNLSALFPSFSGSFLFSELPQLKDNKILTFGKLRASWAKTANIADPYRTSSYYGSGSADDYYTAGISFPFLGTAGYTVGNTVGNPNLRHETQTSFEIGTELKFLENRIGLDVSYFFNENIDLLLPVTIAAASGYTNMYLNAASMESKGIELSIYAVPVKIKEFQWDIRLNFTKMKNPVTGLAKDVSYVTLNGDTKAQINAAVGQDYATIYGFDWYRDANGNILINDDPTDTHPDGFPWTNKTSTVPLGKVNPDWTMNIYNTLTYKGFELTALIDIKSGGYVNNGTRFNLNYYGQTIETLDRSTPTVFEGVYGHLDANGNVVSTGVVNTTEVIKDQSWYRGENSFTSGGAASQAVEDASWVKLRELTLSYTFNKAMLSKLKLQGLEVYATGNNLIVSTPYKGGDPEVSVYGATNGQGFDYFASPAAKSYLFGIKLTF
- the pgsW gene encoding poly-gamma-glutamate system protein, which encodes MRNLSLNIRLLIVFSTLLIGFMISNFLFTTNKNSVYEKEMHQAVDLTKKWFGIIKNQKENRGIHSDAVSNIPYSFLLGNDFTTITTTLGSLNAKEISTNPDFSALIVRLIKKAGIKESAKVGVILSGSFPSLSIAALAALQTLNLGAVITSSLGASSYGANQETATWIDMENWLIDDGGLKYHSEIVSKGAENDIGSGLSEEGNVFLEDAAKRNDRTLYSPQNLTQAITDRVDLFVSNNISLLINIGGNQAALGSCTHAVSIPNGFNKNITLCDDKDRGVIQEINAMGIPVINLLNIKELANRYEMDISPGIQYSASNKLFNEKRTNKTILSITLLVSLFCLIVSVPRKMKT
- the pgsC gene encoding poly-gamma-glutamate biosynthesis protein PgsC is translated as MITEIFLIGLVVGFLFYELVGISPGGVVAPAYLALYIYQPEKIAMTILLSLIILIVIRTLSKHLIIYGRRKLLLALLLSFALKLLIDSYIQPISAIKFDLQSIGYIIPGLIASEMTRQRIVPTLLSLGIVCLLTYQISQFL